One region of Trichosurus vulpecula isolate mTriVul1 chromosome 1, mTriVul1.pri, whole genome shotgun sequence genomic DNA includes:
- the LOC118853638 gene encoding LOW QUALITY PROTEIN: disintegrin and metalloproteinase domain-containing protein 1a-like (The sequence of the model RefSeq protein was modified relative to this genomic sequence to represent the inferred CDS: inserted 1 base in 1 codon), whose amino-acid sequence MGETRKKHLLKGHQMKVWRLGLGSSIISLEIIFLWVVMLLTGTSCTQGSYSYYEIVIPRKLVTFKSREESIEKLSYILLMRGKRQVIQLRLKRGLFIKSFPVYTYTKDALVLDMPFLQDDCYYDGYVEGERRSLVSVSTCSGLKGVITIEKSVYGIEPIGTSKNFEHVLYHLDGDVRGSCKVKGEDTPKSTLNLQPRRDEDYGYEEVKFLNYIWSHTKYVEMFVVVDNRRFQMWNSNVTKTVRMVMDALAHVNTYSQGIHVKVVLIGLEIWTERDQVRISGDLREVLHNFNHWREEELVRRAKHDVAHLIVGYDPGESRGEAFLNGACVPELAAAVESFSHEDPTVFAVLMVHELGHNLGMKHDHLACMCPDQPSCIMLGTISFESSFSNCSLEDFYEFLRRHKGSCLYDKPVPRGXVRKPFCGDHIVDLGEECDCGSHRDCMKDPCCLPSCQMRPGSDCAFGPCCRKCKFLKAATPCRPSVDECDLPEYCNGSSMWCQPDTYKQDGTPCRGEGYCYQGQCRSLQSQCVEVFGEGSRAARHSCYHHLNSQGDRFGNCGSGQKGLHKVFVKCEPEDVMCGRLLCEDIPRLPQTRNHHTLIQIPLEDTWCWGVDLFEDVDLPDGGAVRAGTLCGPQKICLNHTCSDVQVLQYDCEPEAMCHGRGVCNNLKHCHCDDGYAPPTCDSMGFGGSVDSGPPPEVGTSLEVRAPFPVQNNLSTQAVHLDMPRAITPAAKSDIHEIGSEAPLLSFGPTIEGGPEGTRCPDCSSKKAYQKFPAVIVMMSALIVNIILLIGLYSIIFVLFFSRSGGANKEHAEIYEAHERMNPPPP is encoded by the exons ATGGGTGAGACTAGAAAAAAACATCTACTCAAAGGGCACCAGATGAAGGTCTGGCGCCTTGGCCTGGGCTCCTCCATCATTAGCCTGGAGATCATCTTTCTGTGGGTGGTCATGCTTCTCACAGGCACATCCTGTACCCAGGGGTCTTACTCTTATTATGAAATAGTCATCCCCAGGAAATTAGTAACATTCAAAAGCAGGGAAGAATCAATAGAAAAGCTGTCCTACATATTACTAATGAGAGGGAAAAGGCAAGTAATTCAGCTGAGGTTGAAAAGAGGATTGTTCATCAAGAGCTTCCCTGTCTACACCTACACCAAAGATGCCCTAGTTCTGGACATGCCTTTTCTCCAGGATGACTGCTATTACGATGGGTACGTGGAAGGTGAGCGGCGTTCCCTAGTTTCAGTCAGCACCTGCTCAGGCCTCAAAGGCGTGATAACTATAGAGAAATCAGTCTATGGCATCGAGCCCATTGGCACCTCAAAGAATTTTGAACATGTCTTGTACCACTTGGATGGGGATGTAAGAGGCTCCTGTAAAGTCAAAGGAGAAGATACCCCAAAGTCTACACTCAATCTGCAACCAAGAAGGGACGAGGATTATGGCTATGAAGAAGTTAAATTTCTCAACTACATCTGGTCACACACCAAGTACGTGGAGATGTTTGTTGTGGTTGACAATAGGCGGTTTCAAATGTGGAATAGCAACGTGACCAAGACAGTTCGGATGGTGATGGACGCCCTCGCCCACGTTAACACCTACAGCCAGGGAATCCACGTCAAGGTGGTCCTGATAGGTTTGGAGATCTGGACAGAGAGGGACCAGGTGAGGATTTCTGGGGACTTGCGGGAAGTGCTGCACAATTTCAACCACTGGAGAGAAGAGGAGCTGGTCAGGCGGGCAAAGCATGATGTTGCCCATCTCATAGTGGGCTATGATCCAGGAGAGTCCAGGGGGGAAGCATTTCTCAATGGGGCCTGTGTGCCTGAGCTTGCAGCAGCAGTCGAATCTTTCTCCCATGAAGATCCTACTGTGTTTGCAGTGCTCATGGTCCATGAGCTGGGGCATAACCTGGGCATGAAGCATGACCACCTGGCCTGCATGTGTCCTGACCAGCCATCCTGCATCATGCTTGGAACTATCAGCTTTGAGAGCAGTTTCAGCAACTGTAGCTTGGAGGATTTCTATGAATTCCTGCGGCGGCACAAAGGGTCCTGCCTCTATGACAAGCCAGTGCCCAGGG TGGTCAGGAAGCCCTTCTGTGGGGACCACATAGTAGACCTAGGGGAGGAGTGTGACTGTGGCAGTCATCGTGACTGTATGAAGGACCCGTGCTGCCTGCCCTCTTGCCAGATGAGGCCGGGCTCAGACTGTGCTTTTGGACCCTGCTGCAGAAAGTGCAAGTTTCTGAAGGCGGCCACGCCCTGTCGTCCCAGCGTGGATGAGTGTGACCTCCCTGAATACTGTAATGGCAGCTCCATGTGGTGCCAGCCTGACACCTACAAGCAAGATGGCACCCCCTGCAGGGGTGAAGGTTACTGCTACCAGGGGCAGTGCAGGAGCCTGCAGAGCCAGTGTGTGGAGGTGTTTGGGGAGGGCTCCAGAGCTGCCCGGCACAGCTGTTACCATCACTTGAACAGCCAGGGGGACAGGTTTGGGAACTGTGGCAGTGGGCAGAAAGGCTTACACAAGGTGTTTGTCAAGTGTGAGCCCGAGGATGTCATGTGTGGGAGGCTGCTGTGTGAGGACATCCCAAGGTTACCCCAAACAAGGAACCACCACACTCTCATCCAGATCCCCCTCGAAGATACCTGGTGCTGGGGGGTAGACCTCTTTGAGGATGTGGATCTCCCTGATGGAGGGGCCGTGAGGGCGGGCACCTTGTGTGGCCCCCAGAAGATCTGTCTCAACCACACGTGCTCTGATGTGCAGGTGCTGCAGTATGACTGTGAGCCAGAGGCCATGTGTCATGGCAGAGGAGTATGCAACAACCTCAAGCATTGTCACTGTGATGATGGCTATGCCCCTCCCACATGTGACTCCATGGGCTTTGGGGGTAGTGTGGATAGTGGCCCCCCTCCGGAGGTTGGAACTTCCCTGGAGGTCAGAGCCCCATTTCCTGTTCAAAACAACCTTTCCACTCAAGCTGTCCACTTAGATATGCCTCGTGCTATTACCCCTGCTGCCAAATCTGATATACATGAGATAGGTTCTGAAGCCCCCCTTCTCAGCTTTGGTCCCACCATTGAGGGTGGTCCAGAGGGCACAAGGTGTCCAGATTGTTCATCCAAGAAAGCTTACCAAAAATTCCCAGCTGTCATTGTTATGATGTCAGCCTTGATTGTCAATATAATCCTCCTCATAGGTCtgtattccattatctttgtgCTCTTTTTCTCTAGGTCAGGTGGGGCTAATAAAGAACATGCTGAAATTTATGAAGCTCATGAAAGAATGAACCCACCTCCTCCATAA